One Polynucleobacter sp. MWH-Spelu-300-X4 genomic window carries:
- a CDS encoding class I SAM-dependent DNA methyltransferase, with product MLDDIKKTLWATADKLRANMDAAEYKHLVLGLIFVKYISDTFAAKQQELNVRLRDPKDEYYLADASDADVVAELEERDYYTAANVFWVPESARWEAIRAAAKAPDIGKRIDEALTVIETENPKLKGILDKRYARAQLPDGKMGELVDLISTIGFGDNASAARDVLGQVYEYFLGMFANAEGKRGGQFYTPASIVKALVAVLSPHEGKVYDPCCGSGGMFVQSEKFIEAHGGKIGDVAIYGQEANPTTWRLAAMNLAIRGIDFNLGREPADTFTKNQHTDLRADYILANPPFNISDWWHGSLMGDPRWVYGDPPQGNANYAWLQHMLYHLKPAGRAGIVLANGSMSSSQNNEGAIRAAMVDADVVEVMIALPSQLFFNTQIPACLWFLVKQKTKRKGEVLFIDARKQGSMISRVQAEFTDEVISNIEKTVAAWRGEGGDYQDIAGFCRSVPLAEIASHGHVLTPGRYVGAEEVEDDDEAFADKMQKLTEKLGEQMAKGAELDAVIKQKLGGLGYDF from the coding sequence ATGCTTGACGATATTAAGAAAACTCTTTGGGCGACCGCCGATAAATTGCGGGCAAATATGGATGCTGCCGAGTACAAGCATCTTGTCCTTGGTCTTATTTTTGTCAAATATATCTCTGATACCTTCGCGGCAAAGCAGCAGGAGTTGAATGTGCGCTTGCGTGATCCAAAGGATGAATACTACCTCGCTGATGCAAGTGATGCTGATGTTGTTGCTGAGCTTGAAGAGCGTGACTACTACACAGCTGCGAACGTTTTTTGGGTACCTGAATCTGCACGTTGGGAAGCTATCCGTGCAGCTGCCAAAGCCCCCGACATTGGCAAACGTATTGATGAAGCGTTGACTGTTATCGAGACAGAGAACCCTAAGCTAAAAGGCATTCTTGACAAGCGATATGCAAGAGCACAGCTACCAGACGGCAAGATGGGTGAGCTGGTTGACTTGATTTCAACTATTGGCTTTGGCGACAACGCTAGTGCTGCACGTGATGTTCTTGGGCAGGTATATGAGTATTTCCTCGGTATGTTTGCCAATGCAGAGGGCAAGCGTGGCGGACAGTTCTACACGCCAGCATCAATTGTTAAAGCATTGGTTGCTGTTCTGTCTCCGCACGAGGGCAAGGTATATGACCCTTGCTGTGGTTCGGGCGGTATGTTTGTGCAGAGTGAAAAGTTTATTGAGGCGCACGGTGGCAAGATTGGTGACGTAGCCATTTACGGGCAAGAAGCCAACCCAACAACGTGGCGACTTGCTGCGATGAACTTGGCTATTCGTGGCATCGACTTCAATCTTGGTCGTGAGCCAGCTGACACATTCACGAAAAACCAACACACTGACCTTCGTGCTGATTACATCCTCGCTAATCCACCGTTCAACATCAGCGATTGGTGGCACGGGAGCTTAATGGGCGACCCGCGTTGGGTGTATGGCGACCCACCGCAGGGCAATGCAAACTATGCGTGGTTGCAGCATATGTTGTATCACCTCAAGCCCGCTGGACGTGCAGGCATCGTGCTTGCAAACGGCAGTATGAGTTCCAGCCAAAATAACGAAGGCGCAATTCGTGCGGCAATGGTTGATGCGGACGTTGTTGAGGTAATGATTGCATTACCTAGTCAGTTGTTTTTCAACACTCAAATTCCAGCTTGCTTGTGGTTCTTGGTTAAGCAAAAAACCAAACGCAAAGGTGAAGTTCTGTTCATTGATGCGCGTAAGCAGGGGTCGATGATTAGCCGTGTGCAAGCAGAGTTTACGGATGAGGTGATTAGCAACATCGAAAAAACTGTTGCTGCTTGGCGTGGTGAAGGTGGCGATTACCAAGATATTGCTGGCTTTTGTCGCAGCGTCCCTCTAGCTGAAATTGCATCTCACGGACACGTGCTCACTCCGGGGCGCTATGTAGGTGCAGAAGAAGTGGAAGACGACGATGAAGCATTTGCCGACAAGATGCAAAAGCTGACAGAAAAGCTAGGTGAGCAGATGGCTAAAGGTGCTGAGCTTGATGCAGTGATTAAGCAAAAGCTTGGAGGTCTAGGTTATGACTTCTGA
- a CDS encoding AAA family ATPase, whose protein sequence is MSVNFSNFDELFQPKTLGDVVFKDTKAKQTIEACIAKDGGFPGSGKNGILLYGDVGTGKSALAKILPDLIEQVHSGQDAQLTQYYDISTTSNHAKIISDITNRTNFTPIDAFHYFVLDEVDNLTSAHMPSLKTAMNAGGRFAVFVLTTNNLSKIDRAVMDRCHVVDFTAAPSSHWLPVMGKVLSYYGVLGIPDQVLIDLAAVCRGSGRGVLNGCKQIVKHYYANKSVVI, encoded by the coding sequence ATGAGTGTTAATTTTAGTAATTTTGATGAACTATTTCAGCCTAAAACATTGGGTGATGTGGTTTTTAAAGATACAAAGGCAAAGCAGACGATTGAGGCCTGTATTGCTAAAGATGGTGGTTTCCCCGGCTCGGGTAAAAATGGGATTTTGTTGTACGGAGATGTGGGGACTGGAAAGAGTGCTTTGGCAAAAATATTGCCTGATTTGATTGAGCAAGTGCATAGCGGACAAGATGCGCAGTTAACACAGTATTACGATATTTCGACTACGTCTAATCACGCAAAAATTATTTCAGACATTACCAATCGCACCAATTTCACACCAATTGATGCGTTTCACTACTTTGTGCTTGACGAGGTAGACAACTTAACTAGCGCACACATGCCATCGCTCAAAACGGCGATGAATGCAGGCGGACGATTTGCAGTATTTGTACTAACAACAAACAATTTGTCAAAAATCGACCGCGCAGTGATGGATCGGTGTCATGTGGTGGACTTTACAGCAGCACCAAGCAGTCATTGGCTCCCTGTTATGGGCAAAGTGTTGAGTTATTACGGCGTACTGGGAATTCCAGATCAAGTGTTGATTGATCTGGCAGCAGTTTGTAGAGGTAGTGGTCGTGGGGTACTAAACGGCTGCAAGCAAATCGTGAAGCATTACTACGCAAATAAATCTGTAGTCATTTAA
- a CDS encoding site-specific integrase, whose amino-acid sequence MKQAKTLTPQELRRVLDHIATRKHSARNRAMLLITHYAGLRVAEMASLRFVDVVDAEGAIKNEIMLRPEQTKGNYARTVFISEKLKKELAAYIKFYTPKDPQEKLFYSQKKSSDGFNANTATQFFHYLYQRAAIPGASSHSGRRSFITNLAAKGVGVRVIMGLSGHRQLSSVQHYIDCNDDQKRKAVELI is encoded by the coding sequence ATGAAACAAGCAAAAACATTAACACCACAAGAATTACGTAGAGTTTTAGATCACATAGCTACACGCAAGCATTCAGCTAGAAATAGGGCGATGCTGCTTATTACGCATTACGCAGGGCTACGTGTTGCAGAAATGGCGTCTTTGCGCTTTGTAGACGTTGTTGATGCAGAAGGCGCAATTAAAAACGAGATAATGCTGCGCCCAGAGCAAACCAAGGGCAATTACGCCCGTACGGTCTTTATTAGTGAAAAACTCAAAAAGGAGCTGGCCGCCTATATCAAGTTCTACACCCCAAAAGACCCCCAAGAAAAACTGTTTTATTCCCAGAAGAAAAGTAGTGATGGCTTTAATGCCAATACCGCTACCCAGTTTTTTCACTATCTATATCAAAGGGCAGCGATCCCAGGGGCAAGTAGCCACTCAGGTAGACGCAGCTTTATTACTAACTTAGCTGCTAAGGGAGTTGGGGTCAGGGTGATCATGGGGCTATCAGGGCACAGACAGTTATCTAGCGTGCAGCACTATATAGACTGCAACGATGATCAAAAGCGCAAAGCAGTAGAGCTGATCTAG
- a CDS encoding DUF2188 domain-containing protein, whose amino-acid sequence MATKNSRSVFKSQDGSWANKRDGATKAASKHATQSEAERAAKEMLFRSGGGELKVMGRDGKIRSKDTIAPGNDPNPPKDKEH is encoded by the coding sequence ATGGCGACCAAGAACTCAAGATCAGTTTTTAAATCTCAAGATGGCTCATGGGCAAACAAAAGGGATGGAGCAACAAAAGCTGCCAGTAAACATGCCACCCAATCAGAGGCTGAGAGGGCTGCAAAGGAGATGCTATTTAGATCTGGCGGGGGCGAGCTTAAGGTAATGGGGCGAGATGGAAAAATTCGCAGCAAAGATACTATTGCACCAGGGAATGATCCGAATCCACCAAAAGATAAAGAACATTGA
- a CDS encoding DUF6641 family protein has protein sequence MSVLTSLKLVTGKRPVSASPIVSRRNKMASKIAEQLALCEAQKSGQQYQPKVTRTYTNKQTGERMTVDAVKRVRQWFYISPEGKINLTLKYGSKVLPLNKKGANAIELATGDELIATLKNLQAAVLNGDLDEAINEVSEMTRNSFKK, from the coding sequence ATGTCAGTTCTAACAAGTCTTAAATTAGTAACAGGTAAACGCCCAGTAAGCGCAAGCCCAATCGTTTCACGCAGAAACAAGATGGCCAGCAAAATTGCTGAGCAATTGGCACTTTGCGAAGCCCAAAAATCAGGGCAACAATATCAACCCAAAGTCACCCGCACCTATACAAACAAGCAAACGGGTGAGCGCATGACTGTAGATGCCGTTAAGCGTGTACGTCAGTGGTTTTACATCAGCCCCGAGGGCAAGATTAACTTGACACTCAAATACGGCAGCAAAGTATTGCCTCTAAACAAGAAAGGTGCCAATGCGATTGAACTTGCTACAGGCGATGAATTGATTGCTACGTTGAAAAATCTACAAGCCGCTGTACTAAACGGTGATTTAGATGAAGCAATTAACGAAGTAAGCGAGATGACTCGCAATTCGTTTAAGAAATGA
- a CDS encoding DUF6876 family protein yields MSNTEFDAAMLSQFTGTEHYYRISPSTVITDGCKYLADEAEAYWLMDAIASYLPQFTGREEFISAKLTVTRGSAELVLDNGNGKVLDRQHIPFTDFPLPAITLYACWGGDFWVLLLPSEY; encoded by the coding sequence ATGTCAAATACTGAGTTTGACGCTGCAATGCTTAGCCAATTTACAGGTACTGAGCACTATTACCGTATCAGCCCCAGCACTGTCATTACAGATGGCTGCAAATATCTAGCTGATGAAGCTGAGGCGTATTGGCTAATGGATGCCATTGCTAGTTATTTGCCTCAATTTACGGGACGTGAGGAATTTATATCAGCCAAGCTCACTGTGACAAGAGGTAGTGCCGAGCTAGTGTTAGATAACGGCAATGGCAAAGTGCTTGATCGCCAGCATATCCCATTTACCGACTTTCCTTTGCCCGCTATCACCCTATACGCTTGCTGGGGTGGTGATTTTTGGGTGCTGCTACTGCCCAGCGAATATTGA
- a CDS encoding DUF2971 domain-containing protein, with product MQLNMDQVERLYGIFSPRASARQKKMVDGEGKLVHYTSAENALSILKNGELWLRNARAMQDFSEVEYGYHHLHSHFSLEENRKNFNEALSFLDENLGQDGIRHFDAWWNSIQNATYIACFSEHDANEGEHGRLSMWRGFTQGVNGVALIFKFPTPYAALPLNVFFTPVEYRTSIDFQDEFGRILENIKNNQEFLKTVDRQLIVSSIYVMLMTMSVSSKHPGFHEEREWRLVHAPLQSASTFVPRSVEVVHGIPQLVHKVPLKNHADQGIRGVEISDLLEQVIIGPTKYPHSIREAFVHKLTELGVAKPNQKVTVSGIPVRV from the coding sequence ATGCAATTGAACATGGATCAAGTTGAACGTTTGTATGGCATATTTTCTCCTCGCGCTTCAGCAAGACAAAAGAAGATGGTGGATGGCGAAGGTAAATTAGTTCATTACACGTCCGCTGAAAATGCGCTAAGCATTCTTAAGAATGGAGAGTTATGGCTAAGAAATGCTCGTGCGATGCAAGATTTTTCCGAAGTTGAGTATGGCTATCACCATTTGCATAGTCACTTTTCTCTGGAAGAAAACAGAAAGAATTTCAATGAGGCGTTAAGTTTTCTGGATGAAAATTTAGGTCAGGATGGCATTAGACATTTTGATGCGTGGTGGAATAGCATTCAAAACGCAACCTATATAGCTTGCTTTTCTGAGCATGATGCTAATGAGGGCGAACATGGAAGATTGTCGATGTGGAGGGGCTTCACTCAAGGGGTGAATGGAGTTGCGTTGATATTCAAATTCCCGACGCCTTATGCTGCATTGCCATTAAATGTCTTTTTCACGCCTGTTGAATACAGAACCTCAATTGATTTTCAAGATGAGTTTGGCCGGATATTGGAAAACATTAAGAATAATCAGGAATTTTTGAAGACCGTGGATAGGCAATTAATTGTTAGTTCAATTTATGTAATGTTGATGACCATGTCAGTTTCTTCTAAACATCCTGGGTTTCATGAGGAACGAGAGTGGAGGCTAGTACATGCTCCATTGCAAAGTGCATCAACATTTGTTCCTAGGAGTGTAGAAGTTGTTCATGGAATTCCTCAATTGGTACATAAAGTTCCGTTGAAGAATCATGCCGATCAGGGAATCCGAGGCGTAGAGATTTCTGATCTTTTGGAGCAGGTGATTATTGGGCCCACGAAATACCCGCATAGTATTCGAGAGGCCTTTGTACATAAGTTGACTGAGCTTGGGGTTGCAAAGCCAAATCAAAAAGTGACAGTTTCAGGAATCCCGGTCCGAGTGTAA
- a CDS encoding AAA family ATPase, whose product MKLTNIDIKNYRSIDTLSLSVRDGVTSVFVGMNESGKSNILKAINLLASNSKISRKDCRMSADPDQIIDESFVKFIFQMNEDEINEAYKKLKLNVIEPASGKLIVSLGDKQELSLQDFFNAKGRLQYKANIISEEKTLQYFQLPKTAKIIGEWGYIEKSEINGESKLKKIDDGVEVQASTVDLVELNSIENRSDAWIKPLTPEKLNIIVGGAIIALAKDLLPEALLWNFDPTNILPSEIDIDAFSKNPDSCAPLKSIFMLAGISDLEKDLLGEKILGQHQFKAVLKKVSSAATQYLKNIWRDYKDVRLEITPNGSLMTISVVDDVTDFSFQDRSDGFKRFVSLLLLISAKVKNGEMKDMVLLFDEPEISLHPSGIKNLRDELLRMAQTNAVFIATHSPYMINKKDYDANFVVKKASEITKVYQGSEESRLYEDEVLYSALGASIFEVISEKNILFEGWQDKRIFDLYISGQSKAIRDKFSRVGSCFSQGVKLIKNLTPMFQVANRELLILSDSDKTALQYRDEHNKFHGHGEWITYADIFGNPEYQIPETIEDFYSDEYFLQKISENAIELGIKVNLADITFPEVGKLNFLKSILHKQGIERDLINPFIDSYKLKLVNDCELKNISEKYKNVVDFIKSKIS is encoded by the coding sequence ATGAAACTTACTAATATTGACATAAAAAACTATAGAAGTATTGATACATTGTCTCTCTCAGTGAGGGACGGCGTGACAAGTGTATTTGTTGGCATGAATGAGTCTGGAAAATCAAATATATTGAAGGCCATCAATTTGCTGGCAAGCAATTCGAAAATATCTAGAAAAGATTGTCGAATGAGCGCAGATCCAGACCAAATAATAGATGAATCATTCGTCAAATTTATATTTCAAATGAATGAAGATGAAATTAATGAAGCATATAAAAAATTAAAATTAAATGTTATTGAGCCGGCTTCGGGGAAGTTGATAGTTTCGCTGGGAGATAAGCAAGAATTGTCTTTGCAAGACTTTTTTAATGCAAAAGGTAGGCTGCAATATAAGGCAAATATCATTTCCGAGGAGAAGACTCTGCAGTATTTTCAGCTCCCTAAAACAGCAAAAATAATAGGGGAGTGGGGGTATATAGAAAAAAGTGAAATTAATGGGGAGTCCAAGCTCAAAAAAATAGACGATGGCGTTGAAGTTCAGGCAAGTACCGTTGACCTTGTTGAATTAAATTCGATAGAAAATAGATCCGATGCCTGGATTAAGCCTTTAACTCCAGAGAAGTTAAACATAATTGTTGGTGGGGCAATCATTGCTTTGGCTAAAGATTTGTTGCCAGAAGCATTGTTGTGGAACTTCGACCCAACTAACATATTGCCAAGTGAAATCGATATTGATGCATTTTCTAAAAACCCTGACAGTTGTGCGCCATTAAAGAGTATTTTCATGTTGGCAGGAATTTCTGATTTAGAGAAAGATCTTCTTGGAGAAAAAATTCTTGGTCAACATCAATTTAAAGCTGTGTTAAAAAAAGTATCATCGGCGGCCACTCAATATCTTAAGAATATATGGCGTGATTACAAAGATGTGAGATTGGAAATTACTCCGAATGGATCTTTGATGACTATATCGGTTGTTGATGATGTAACCGACTTCAGTTTTCAGGATAGGAGCGATGGATTTAAGCGATTTGTTTCACTATTGCTTTTGATTTCTGCAAAAGTAAAAAATGGTGAAATGAAAGACATGGTTCTCCTATTTGATGAGCCAGAAATTAGCCTTCATCCAAGTGGTATTAAAAATCTAAGAGATGAGCTTCTTAGGATGGCTCAAACAAATGCTGTTTTTATAGCGACGCATTCTCCTTATATGATTAATAAAAAAGATTACGATGCAAATTTTGTTGTGAAGAAAGCATCGGAAATTACAAAGGTGTATCAAGGGAGTGAAGAGTCTAGGCTTTATGAGGATGAAGTTTTATATAGCGCACTAGGAGCATCTATTTTTGAAGTAATTTCCGAAAAAAATATTCTATTTGAGGGTTGGCAGGATAAAAGAATATTTGATCTATACATAAGCGGCCAAAGTAAAGCCATTCGAGACAAATTTAGTCGTGTTGGATCTTGTTTTTCACAGGGCGTTAAGTTGATAAAGAATTTGACTCCTATGTTCCAGGTTGCAAATAGAGAGCTCCTGATCCTTAGTGACTCAGATAAGACTGCCCTGCAATACAGAGATGAACATAATAAGTTTCATGGGCATGGCGAGTGGATAACTTATGCCGATATTTTTGGTAATCCTGAATATCAGATCCCTGAAACTATTGAAGATTTTTATTCTGATGAATATTTTCTTCAAAAAATTTCTGAAAATGCCATTGAGCTTGGCATAAAGGTGAATCTAGCGGATATAACCTTTCCTGAGGTCGGTAAATTAAATTTTCTTAAGAGCATATTGCACAAACAGGGCATTGAAAGGGATCTTATCAACCCTTTCATTGATTCATATAAATTAAAACTCGTTAATGATTGTGAGTTGAAAAATATTTCTGAAAAGTACAAAAACGTCGTAGATTTTATTAAGTCAAAAATTTCTTGA
- the rpoD gene encoding RNA polymerase sigma factor RpoD, with amino-acid sequence MPASKAKKTITKADLKKTSAKPAAKKPAGKVVAKKPAAKVVKPVAKKPAKPVAKATKPAVKKPVAKPAVKKPVAKVNKPVAKKTAKPVAKPVAKKPAAKPVVTKTTKPVAKPVVKPVAKKVEVKAKAPVKGKVAEAKKPELKKADAKKVEVKKGKEKEVVEQAAVAEELVEQPKKTRGRKPKPVEPVDPNVDNRTDRQKARDRKAKEKALLQEFNAQKLGSEEQQELRRARLKHLIKMGKSRGYLTHGEINDVMSDEISDSDSLETLIGLLSDIGITVYEQAPDAETLLLNENAPSATTEEEAEEEAEAALSTVDSEFGRTTDPVRMYMREMGTVDLLTREGEIVIAKKIEAGLKEMVMALSACPVTIIEILDNVQKIEEGTMEIDEFVDGLVDPNAEDIPMTAVEEEENLDEEDGDEEDEGGGGGGGNTASAKQLEELKQLSLVKFAVIRAQFDKMRKAHEKEGYNSPAYKKAQEAIRHELMGFRLTAKSVEKLCDTMRKQVEQVWNLERSLVRILVDKVGVPRNEVLAALPKNALNLKWTAMLLKESKPYSAVLERNVPAVQEVQQKLIDIQTNVVLPLPELKEVNKQMNEGEKRARAAKREMTVANLRLVISIAKKYTNRGLQFLDLIQEGNIGLMKAVDKFEYRRGYKFSTYATWWIRQAITRSIADQARTIRIPVHMIETINKMNRISRQILQETGNEPDAATLAAKMEIPEDKIRKIMKIAKEPISMETPIGDDADSNLGDFIEDTNTLAPAEAALHDSMRDVVKDILDSLTPREAKVLRMRFGIEMSTDHTLEEVGKQFDVTRERIRQIEAKALRKMRHPSRSDKLKSFLEED; translated from the coding sequence ATGCCAGCATCTAAAGCCAAAAAAACGATTACTAAGGCTGACCTTAAAAAAACAAGCGCTAAACCTGCAGCTAAGAAGCCTGCCGGTAAGGTGGTTGCCAAGAAGCCTGCGGCTAAGGTTGTTAAGCCTGTAGCTAAAAAACCTGCAAAACCAGTGGCTAAAGCTACTAAACCTGCCGTTAAAAAGCCTGTAGCTAAGCCGGCAGTTAAGAAGCCAGTGGCTAAGGTAAATAAACCGGTTGCTAAAAAAACTGCAAAACCAGTAGCTAAGCCAGTGGCAAAAAAGCCAGCAGCTAAGCCAGTTGTCACAAAAACCACAAAACCGGTAGCTAAGCCAGTAGTTAAGCCCGTGGCGAAGAAGGTGGAAGTTAAAGCAAAAGCACCGGTAAAAGGGAAAGTGGCTGAAGCTAAAAAGCCTGAATTAAAAAAGGCGGATGCTAAAAAGGTTGAAGTTAAAAAAGGTAAAGAGAAAGAAGTTGTCGAGCAAGCTGCTGTTGCTGAAGAGTTAGTGGAGCAGCCTAAAAAGACACGTGGCCGTAAACCAAAACCAGTTGAGCCTGTTGATCCTAATGTAGATAACAGAACCGATCGCCAAAAGGCGCGTGATCGTAAAGCTAAAGAAAAAGCTTTGTTACAAGAATTTAATGCTCAAAAATTAGGTAGCGAAGAGCAACAAGAGTTACGTCGTGCACGCTTAAAGCACTTAATTAAGATGGGTAAGTCACGCGGCTATTTGACGCATGGCGAAATTAATGACGTGATGTCGGATGAAATTTCTGACTCAGATTCATTAGAAACCTTGATTGGTTTATTAAGTGATATTGGTATTACTGTTTATGAGCAAGCTCCTGATGCTGAGACATTGCTCTTAAATGAGAACGCACCTTCAGCAACTACAGAGGAAGAGGCTGAAGAAGAGGCTGAAGCAGCGCTATCAACTGTTGACTCTGAGTTTGGTCGTACAACCGATCCTGTGCGTATGTATATGCGCGAGATGGGCACTGTTGATCTATTGACTCGCGAAGGCGAGATTGTGATTGCCAAGAAAATTGAGGCTGGCCTCAAAGAGATGGTGATGGCTTTGTCTGCTTGCCCAGTAACAATTATTGAAATCCTAGATAACGTGCAGAAGATTGAAGAAGGCACGATGGAAATTGATGAGTTTGTGGATGGTTTGGTAGATCCTAATGCTGAAGATATTCCGATGACCGCTGTTGAGGAAGAGGAAAATCTTGATGAAGAAGACGGTGACGAGGAAGATGAAGGCGGCGGTGGTGGCGGTGGTAATACGGCCTCAGCTAAGCAATTAGAAGAATTAAAGCAACTTTCTTTGGTGAAATTTGCGGTAATTCGTGCGCAGTTTGACAAAATGCGTAAGGCCCATGAGAAAGAGGGTTACAACTCACCAGCTTATAAAAAGGCTCAAGAAGCGATTCGTCATGAGTTGATGGGATTCCGTTTGACAGCGAAGTCTGTTGAAAAACTTTGCGACACAATGCGTAAGCAGGTAGAGCAAGTTTGGAATTTAGAACGCAGTTTGGTGCGTATTTTGGTGGACAAGGTGGGCGTGCCTCGTAATGAAGTTCTAGCTGCTTTGCCAAAAAATGCTTTGAATTTGAAGTGGACTGCGATGCTTCTTAAAGAGAGCAAGCCATATAGCGCTGTTCTAGAGCGTAATGTGCCTGCTGTTCAAGAAGTTCAACAAAAGTTAATTGATATTCAAACAAATGTTGTATTGCCACTTCCTGAGTTGAAGGAAGTGAACAAGCAGATGAATGAAGGTGAGAAACGTGCACGCGCTGCGAAGCGTGAGATGACCGTTGCTAACTTGCGTTTGGTTATCTCGATTGCTAAGAAGTACACCAATCGTGGTTTACAGTTCTTGGACTTAATTCAAGAAGGTAATATCGGCTTGATGAAGGCGGTTGATAAATTTGAATATCGTCGTGGTTATAAGTTCTCAACTTATGCAACATGGTGGATTCGTCAGGCGATCACACGCTCGATTGCTGACCAAGCAAGAACAATCCGTATCCCTGTTCATATGATTGAAACAATCAATAAGATGAACCGTATTAGCCGTCAGATTCTTCAAGAGACTGGTAATGAGCCAGATGCAGCAACGCTTGCGGCGAAGATGGAAATTCCAGAAGATAAGATTCGTAAGATCATGAAGATCGCTAAAGAACCTATCTCTATGGAAACACCGATTGGTGATGACGCAGATTCTAATTTAGGTGACTTCATTGAAGATACCAACACATTAGCGCCTGCTGAAGCTGCGTTGCATGATTCAATGCGTGATGTGGTGAAAGATATTCTTGATTCATTGACACCGCGTGAAGCCAAGGTTCTTAGAATGCGTTTCGGTATTGAAATGAGCACCGACCACACATTAGAAGAAGTGGGTAAACAATTCGATGTAACGCGTGAGCGTATTCGTCAAATTGAAGCTAAGGCTTTGCGTAAAATGCGTCATCCAAGCAGAAGCGACAAACTAAAGAGCTTCTTAGAGGAAGATTAA